A segment of the Anaerolineae bacterium genome:
ACTGCCCCCCGAACATATAACGAAGTTTGGCGGCCTGATTGACGATGTGATCCATGGCTGCAAAAGCGAAGTTGATGGTCATCAACTCTGCCACCGGGCGTAAACCGGTTAGTGCTGCCCCAATCGCGGCGCCGACAATGGTCGCTTCAGCGATGGGAGTGTCCATGACGCGTTTTGGTCCAAAATGATCATAGAAGCCTTTCGTAACTGCGTATGTTCCTCCCCAAACGCCGACTTCTTCCCCTAGAATGAAAACCGATGGATCGCGTTCCATCTCTTCCCATAAGGCTTTCGATATTGCTTCTCGATAAGTTATGCGTGCCATAGTTCCCTCATTCTGCATAGATATCTTCAAACAAGGCTTCAGCAGGTGGTTCGGGGCTTTCCTCAGCAAAGCGCACCGCCTCAGCGACTTCTTGCTCGACGCGTTGATCGATTGCGTCCAGGTCTTGAGCGGTGGCAATGGACTGGTTTTCCAGATAGCGGCGATAAATGCCGATTGGGTCATTTTCCTGCCAGCGTTTGACCTCTTCGACCTGGCGGTAGCGTTCCGGATCGCCCATAGAGTGACCGCGATAGCGATAGGTTACCACTTCCATCAGATGCGGTCCTGCCCCGCTGCGGATCTGTTCCAGCACAGCCAGGGTAGCTTCGCGCACGGCTATCACATCCATGCCATCCACGCGGCTGTTAGCCATATCATAGCCGAGCGCTTTCTGGCGGATTTCGCTTACCGCCGAGGCGCGTTCAACCGCTGTCCCCATGCCATACTGGTTGTTCTCACAAACCCATAAAACCGGCAGGTTCCATACCTTGGAGAGATTCAGCGCTTCGTGGAAAAAGCCGATGTTGGTGGCGCCATCGCCAAACATACAGATCGTGACTGCATTGTTGCCCTGATATTGATCGCCAAGCGCCAGGCCAGCCGCAATGGGTAGGTGCGCCCCCACAATGGCGTGACCGCCCCAGAAGTTGCGCTGAACATCAGCCAGATGCATGGAGCCGCCTTTGCCTTTGGATACGCCAGTGGCTTTGCCGAGCAACTCTGCCAATACTTGTTTGGCGGGTA
Coding sequences within it:
- a CDS encoding Pyruvate dehydrogenase E1 component alpha subunit, producing the protein MKKQHYLDLYYQMVLIRLVEEAAAQLYQQGKIGGFLHLYIGQEAVSTGIVSARQPHDRVITAYRDHGVAINVGIPAKQVLAELLGKATGVSKGKGGSMHLADVQRNFWGGHAIVGAHLPIAAGLALGDQYQGNNAVTICMFGDGATNIGFFHEALNLSKVWNLPVLWVCENNQYGMGTAVERASAVSEIRQKALGYDMANSRVDGMDVIAVREATLAVLEQIRSGAGPHLMEVVTYRYRGHSMGDPERYRQVEEVKRWQENDPIGIYRRYLENQSIATAQDLDAIDQRVEQEVAEAVRFAEESPEPPAEALFEDIYAE